A part of Aspergillus flavus chromosome 1, complete sequence genomic DNA contains:
- a CDS encoding dehydrogenase with different specificitie (short chain oxidoreductase/dehydrogenase, putative) has protein sequence MSLKGKIALVTGGARGIGAGIVRALSEQGAKVAFNYVSPSSRAAAESLVESLQNDGHEAFGIQADLADIQAPATLVSAVLSAFQTTQIDILVNNAGAGDNRPLEEVTLESYTKLMDINVRAVVFMTQAVLPYIPRGGRIINLSSISARGGYPTQSVYAATKAAVEGLTRVWATELGHKYGVTVNAVNPGPVDTDMYQAAGPVHLARMEEQNKKVPAGQRCGTTQDIADIITFLAEERSRWVTGDVICANGGMLYT, from the exons ATGTCTCTCAAAGGAAAGATTGCCCTAGTCACAGGTGGCGCGAGAGGAATCGGTGCCGGAATAGTTCGTGCCTTAAGCGAACAAGGGGCCAAG GTCGCGTTCAACTATGTGTCCCCATCATCACGCGCAGCTGCAGAATCACTTGTCGAGTCTTTACAGAATGATGGCCATGAGGCCTTCGGCATACAGGCCGATCTGGCCGATATCCAGGCCCCAGCGACCCTTGTTTCCGCAGTTTTGTCTGCCTTCCAAACCACCCAGATCGATATACTCGTCAACAACGCCGGAGCTGGCGACAACAGACCCCTAGAAGAAGTAACTCTTGAAAGCTATACCAAGCTCATGGATATCAACGTCCGCGCCGTGGTCTTCATGACCCAGGCCGTTCTGCCTTATATCCCCCGCGGCGGCCGCATCATCAATCTCTCCTCAATCTCCGCCAGAGGTGGCTACCCAACACAGTCTGTTTACGCTGCCACCAAAGCTGCCGTTGAGGGCCTCACCCGCGTTTGGGCTACTGAGTTGGGTCACAAGTATGGTGTCACAGTCAATGCCGTGAACCCGGGCCCTGTCGATACAGACATGTACCAGGCTGCCGGACCAGTCCATCTCGCCAGGATGGAAGAGCAGAACAAGAAGGTACCTGCCGGTCAGCGATGCGGCACTACGCAGGATATTGCGGATATTATTACGTTCTTGGCGGAGGAAAGATCGCGGTGGGTTACTGGGGATGTGATCTGTGCCAATGGCGGTATGCTGTATACTTGA
- a CDS encoding L-arabinitol 4-dehydrogenase, translating to MDILDRKPYNHAIHTSPANDLRLVKSDIPEIQPHECLVHVRATGICGSDVHFWKHGHIGDMVVTGDNGLGHESAGVVLKVGEDVTRFKPGDRVAMECGVPCSKPTCYFCRTGQYNACPDVVFFSTPPHHGTLRRYHVHPEAWLHHIPDNISFEEGALLEPLTVALAGIDRSGLRLADPLVICGAGPIGLVTLLAANAAGAEPIVITDLDEGRLAKAKEIVPRVRPVKVTREDTPKALAGRIVETLGQEAKLVIECTGVESSIHAGIYSTRFGGSVFVIGVGKDFQTIPFMHLSAKEIDLRWQYRYHDIYPKAIGLVAAGIIDLKPLVSHRFALEDGIKAFETASNPASKAIKVQILDD from the exons ATGGACATCCTCGACCGCAAACCCTACAACCATGCCATTCACACCAGCCCCGCGAACGACCTCCGTCTAGTAAAATCAGACATCCCCGAAATCCAACCCCATGAGTGCCTCGTCCACGTCCGTGCCACTGGAATCTGTGGCTCCGATGTACACTTTTGGAAACATGGCCACATCGGAGATATGGTAGTAACAGGGGACAACGGCCTGGGCCATGAAAGTGCCGGGGTAGTTCTGAAAGTTGGCGAGGATGTAACTCGGTTCAAGCCCG GCGACAGAGTCGCTATGGAATGCGGTGTCCCCTGCTCCAAACCCACCTGTTACTTCTGCCGAACAGGTCAATACAACGCCTGCCCGGATGtagtcttcttctccacgccTCCTCACCACGGCACTCTCCGACGATACCACGTCCACCCCGAGGCATGGCTACACCATATTCCCGACAATATCTCCTTTGAAGAAGGTGCTCTCCTAGAGCCCTTGACCGTCGCTCTAGCAGGAATCGACAGATCCGGACTCCGCCTCGCCGATCCCCTGGTGATCTGCGGGGCAGGACCTATCGGTCTCGTCACTCTACTCGCCGCCAACGCAGCGGGCGCAGAGCCCATCGTGATCACAGACTTGGACGAGGGTCGTCttgcaaaggcaaaggaaatAGTCCCGCGCGTTCGACCGGTGAAGGTCACAAGAGAAGACACTCCCAAGGCCTTGGCGGGCAGGATTGTCGAGACTCTAGGCCAGGAGGCAAAATTGGTCATTGAATGCACGGGCGTGGAGTCTAGTATCCATGCTGGAATATAT TCCACCCGTTTCGGCGGCTCCGTCTTCGTGATCGGTGTCGGCAAGGATTTCCAAACCATCCCCTTCATGCATCTCTCCGCCAAAGAGATTGATCTCCGCTGGCAGTATAGATATCACGATATCTACCCCAAGGCGATTGGTCTCGTCGCTGCTGGAATCATTGATTTGAAACCGTTGGTTTCGCATCGATTCGCGTTGGAGGATGGGATCAAGGCCTTCGAGACGGCGAGTAACCCTGCTTCTAAGGCTATCAAAGTGCAGATTTTGGATGATTAG
- a CDS encoding permease for cytosine/purines, uracil, thiamine, allantoin-domain-containing protein codes for MGSNVPANALVGAATFPRYINLRCGAYITVLVSIACNPWKLVNTASTFLAVISSHSIFLGPMVVSMLASYFAGMRRKIKVEDLFPCHADGKGIYWYTYGVNWRAPVTVSLSQFLGCVLVKLTTVALWNGSFTLWVRGLCRSQRGSSRGVDADLRSTEYYICFLTGTAISAGMYTALHYIFPTPEVRAFVEKAPSPGILMQEYRLPGDQREEIVEQVKP; via the exons ATGGGATCGAATGTGCCAGCAAATGCATTAGTGGGAG CGGCTACATTTCCGAGATACATAAACCTTCGTTGCGGCGCCTATATCACGGTCCTGGTCTCGATCGCATGCAATCCATGGAAACTGGTCAACACGGCTAGCACATTCTTAGCAGTCATTAGTAGTCACTCCATCTTTCTGGGACCAATGGTAGTGTCAATGCTAGCCTCTTACTTCGCCGGGATGCGACGCAAGATCAAGgtggaggatttgtttcCATGCCACGCGGATGGTAAAGGTATCTACTGGTACACATACGGCGTCAATTGGCGAGCCCCTGTAACGGTTAGCCTTTCCCAATTTTTGGGCTGTGTGTTAGTTAAGCTAACAACAGTGGCTCTGTGGAATGGTTCCTTCACTCTCTGGGTTCGTGGCCTATGTCGATCTCAGCGTGGTAGTTCCCGTGGGGTTGACGCGgatttacggagtacagagtacTACATCTGCTTCCTCACAGGCACGGCAATTAGTGCCGGAATGTACACGGCATTGCATTATATCTTTCCGACCCCTGAAGTGAGGGCTTTTGTCGAGAAAGCACCTTCACCGGGAATATTGATGCAGGAATACCGATTGCCAGGGGACCAGAGGGAGGAAATTGTGGAACAAGTGAAACCGTGA
- a CDS encoding putative alcohol oxidase (FAD binding domain protein), protein MFGQVTGLSLLTGLLATASVKADSNCRCFPGDACWPAQDVWAKFNESVDGRLVATVPLGTPCHDPNYNAAECQKLSEQWTDPALHYETSSSIMAPWFTNGTCDPFHPESKPCTIGNYVVYIVDVAKPEHVSTALKFAKEHNIRVVPRNTGHDYNGKSTGAGALAIWMHHIKDIEIKDYKDTHYQGKAIKMGAGVQGGEAYEAGYNAGLQVVGGECPTVGIAGGYTQGGGHSALSSRYGLGADQALEWEVIDGEGNFITATRDNEYSDLYWALSGGGGGSYGITWSLTAKAHTGTPVSGYNLSFTNDGMSQDTFYEAVSLWQTVLPSVVDAGAMAVWMFTNTSFMITPLTGPNIPVADLEALVKPFTDGLTKLGITYTTYSKQFDSYLEEFNAMQGAIEVATAQYGGWLIPRSVVENNNDGLTAAYRHITEDGATFIGVGLNVSKALVGDVDNAVLPAWRETLIHSTITTPWKWNARSEMLAEQDKMTNDYISALTKVAPNSGAYLNEADFRQPNFQKYFYGDNYATLRKIKAKYDPDNLFYATTAVGSDEWTVREDGRLCSV, encoded by the exons ATGTTCGGTCAAGTTACTGGGTTGTCGCTCTTGACAGGCCTTCTGGCCACAGCTTCGGTGAAAGCCGACTCCAACTGTCGCTGCTTCCCTGGTGATGCTTGCTGGCCGGCGCAGGATGTTTGGGCCAAATTCAACGAGTCGGTTGACGGCCGCCTGGTAGCCACCGTGCCTTTGGGTACACCATGCCATGACCCCAATTACAATGCAGCTGAATGCCAGAAGCTCAGCGAGCAGTGGACTGATCCGGCGCTTCA CTACGAAACTTCGTCTTCTATCATGGCTCCTTGGTTCACTAATGGAACATGCGATCCCTTCCACCCCGAATCGAAGCCCTGCACCATCGGAAACTACGTTGTCTACATTGTTGATGTGGCTAAGCCCGAGCATGTCTCTACAGCTCTGAAGTTCGCCAAGGAGCATAACATCCGTGTGGTTCCCCGGAACACTGGACATGATTACAACGGCAAGTCTACCGGAGCTGGCGCTCTGGCTATCTGGATGCACCATATCAAGGACATTGAGATCAAGGACTACAAGGACACGCACTACCAAGGCAAGGCCATCAAGATGGGCGCCGGTGTGCAAGGCGGAGAGGCGTACGAGGCCGGCTATAACGCGGGTCTTCAGGTGGTGGGCGGCGAATGTCCCACCGTGGGAATTGCTGGAGGTTACACTCAGGGTGGAGGACATTCGGCCCTGTCGTCGCGGTATGGACTGGGCGCCGATCAGGCGCTCGAGTGGGAGGTGATTGACGGCGAGGGTAACTTCATTACTGCCACTCGCGACAACGAATACTCCGACCTCTACTGGGCTCTcagcggtggtggtggtggttccTATGGTATTACCTGGTCGCTGACTGCGAAGGCGCACACCGGCACTCCTGTGTCGGGTTACAATTTGAGCTTCACCAATGACGGCATGTCCCAGGATACCTTCTATGAGGCTGTGTCGCTCTGGCAGACCGTCCTTCCCTCGGTAGTGGACGCCGGTGCCATGGCCGTCTGGATGTTCACCAACACCAGCTTCATGATCACGCCGTTGACCGGTCCCAACATCCCCGTCGCTGACCTGGAGGCACTCGTGAAGCCCTTCACCGATGGGCTGACCAAGCTGGGCATCACCTATACGACCTACTCCAAGCAGTTCGACAGCTACCTGGAGGAATTCAACGCCATGCAGGGCGCGATCGAGGTAGCGACCGCCCAGTATGGTGGATGGCTGATCCCCCGGTCGGTGGTGGAAAACAACAACGACGGACTAACAGCCGCATACAGACACATCACCGAAGATGGGGCCACGTTTATTGGCGTGGGCCTGAATGTCTCCAAGGCGTTAGTGGGGGATGTGGACAACGCTGTGCTGCCCGCTTGGCGCGAGACCCTGATCCAcagcaccatcaccacccccTGGAAGTGGAATGCCCGCAGTGAGATGCTTGCGGAGCAGGACAAGATGACCAACGATTATATCTCGGCCTTGACCAAGGTCGCCCCGAACTCAGGGGCGTATCTGAACGAGGCCGACTTCCGTCAGCCCAACTTCCAGAAGTATTTCTACGGCGACAACTACGCAACCCTGCGCAAGATCAAAGCTAAATACGACCCGGACAATCTCTTTTACGCCACTACCGCTGTCGGATCGGATGAGTGGACCGTTCGTGAAGATGGTCGTTTGTGCAGTGTCTAA